One part of the Bacillus sp. FJAT-27916 genome encodes these proteins:
- a CDS encoding DUF1292 domain-containing protein, producing the protein MEMEENMITIIDEEGNEQLHEILLTFELDDYDKQYVVFAPVGTDDDEDLIHVASYIPDESGEVGTLNDIEDDEEWAMVEEVINTFFEDEEE; encoded by the coding sequence ATTGAAATGGAAGAAAACATGATTACAATTATTGATGAAGAAGGCAATGAGCAATTACATGAGATTTTGCTTACATTTGAATTAGATGATTACGATAAACAATATGTTGTATTTGCTCCAGTAGGAACAGATGATGATGAAGATTTAATTCATGTTGCTTCTTATATCCCAGATGAAAGCGGAGAAGTCGGCACATTGAACGATATTGAAGATGATGAAGAATGGGCGATGGTTGAAGAAGTCATCAATACATTCTTTGAAGATGAAGAAGAATAA